In one window of Rhodanobacter sp. FDAARGOS 1247 DNA:
- a CDS encoding efflux RND transporter periplasmic adaptor subunit, with protein MKSRSSSVAHRTPPVRLACLLALGMLIGVAGCSSKSAAPQVAAADTPKNVTMTAAQRQHIRLLTLAPASFHRTVDTTGVVDFDNDQATSVLAPFSGPVARLLVAPGDKVRQGQPLALVDSPDFSAAIGSYRKALITARNARRLADADKDLLQHEGVSRREAEQAQIDAASAEADRDAALQALVALDVDAATIKAIQAGRTVTQVQGVIRAPIAGTVVDKLITPGQLLQAGSTPCFTVADLSKVWVMAQLSAAELAGIRVGDPAQVDAGTPGEEWPGTVDNIAAVVNPDTRAIAARIVVRNPDHMLRKQMYVRVRIQSRQAGEGLRIPASALLRDDENLPFVYLLQHDGSFARRHVTTGTRSGDGYLISEGLRAGDRIVVDGGIFVQFMQNQ; from the coding sequence ATGAAAAGCAGATCCTCTTCGGTGGCGCATCGCACGCCGCCCGTTCGCCTGGCCTGCCTGCTCGCGCTGGGCATGCTCATCGGCGTGGCAGGTTGTTCCTCGAAATCCGCCGCACCGCAGGTTGCGGCGGCCGACACGCCGAAGAACGTGACGATGACCGCGGCACAGCGGCAGCACATCCGCCTGCTCACGCTGGCGCCGGCGAGTTTCCATCGCACGGTCGACACCACCGGCGTGGTGGATTTCGACAACGACCAGGCCACCAGCGTGCTGGCGCCATTCTCCGGCCCGGTGGCGCGGCTGCTGGTCGCGCCGGGCGACAAGGTGCGCCAGGGACAGCCGCTGGCGCTGGTGGATTCGCCGGACTTTTCCGCGGCGATCGGCAGCTATCGCAAGGCGCTGATCACGGCGCGGAACGCGCGGCGGCTGGCCGACGCCGACAAGGACCTGTTGCAACACGAAGGCGTGTCGCGGCGCGAAGCCGAGCAGGCGCAGATCGATGCGGCCAGCGCCGAGGCCGATCGCGATGCGGCGCTGCAGGCGCTGGTGGCGCTCGATGTCGATGCGGCCACGATCAAGGCGATCCAGGCCGGTCGCACGGTGACGCAGGTGCAGGGCGTCATCCGCGCGCCGATCGCCGGCACCGTGGTGGACAAGCTGATCACTCCCGGGCAGCTGCTGCAGGCCGGCAGCACGCCGTGCTTCACCGTGGCCGACCTGTCGAAGGTGTGGGTGATGGCGCAACTGTCGGCGGCGGAACTGGCCGGGATCAGGGTCGGTGATCCGGCGCAGGTGGATGCCGGCACGCCGGGCGAGGAGTGGCCTGGCACGGTGGACAACATCGCCGCGGTGGTGAACCCGGATACCCGGGCGATCGCTGCGCGCATCGTGGTGCGCAATCCCGACCACATGCTGCGCAAGCAGATGTACGTGCGCGTGCGCATCCAGTCGCGCCAGGCCGGCGAAGGCCTGCGGATTCCCGCCTCGGCGTTGCTGCGCGACGACGAGAACCTGCCGTTCGTCTACCTGCTGCAGCACGATGGCAGCTTCGCGCGCCGCCATGTCACCACGGGGACGCGCAGCGGCGACGGCTACCTGATCAGCGAAGGCCTGCGGGCCGGCGACCGCATCGTGGTCGACGGCGGCATCTTCGTGCAGTTCATGCAAAACCAATGA
- a CDS encoding efflux RND transporter permease subunit — protein sequence MSEHLPPMPPRAASLMNRLVGASLAQRFLVALLVLVLIGAGVHALHRLPVDAYPDLSPPSVEIVTQWPGHTAEEVERLITVPAEQGMTGIPKTDNVRSISLYGLSVVTLTFDNGTDNYFARQQVFNRLGDLDLPDGVKPSVSPLSSPSGLIYRYVLQSSDRSPMELKTFEDWVVEPQYRAVAGVADDSGFGGGSMQYQVLLDPAKIAGVGLTAQQVQAALAANNGNAGGGFYAQGGQFYYVRGVGRLQTLEDIGNVVLAVHDGAPVLVKDVGRVVIGVAPRLGQFGFEQQNDAVEGVISLRTGEKTQDVLKRVEAKTKELNEQILPKDIKVHPFYDRSDLVAVTTQVVRDNLLRGMLLVVVVLIFFLYDVRAGLIVAVTIPLSLLVAFIGLDLQGASANLLSIGAIDFGILVDAAVVMVENIHRQLADREGTKFNLIEVIRDAAAEVDRPLFYAVAVIVVSFLPIYVLSGPSGTLFKPMADTMVFALVGSLVVTLTLLPVLCSWLMRKGVRERRNRAFEAIRSVYIRGLDFCLARVWLTTIASALLLGLSLLLIPRIGAEFMPHLDEGALWVRATMPYTISFDESAKITPQIRDILRSFPQVTTVASELGRPDDGTDSTGFFNVEFYVGLKPYSQWTGKYRNKAELTAAINQKLQSFPGITFNYTQPAEDAVDEAETGLKSALAVKVFGPDLDTLQARGKAIKHVLEQVRGIRDVTLVQELGQPSLSIRIKRAAIARYGLNVDDINGLIQTAIGGDVATEVIQGEKQFDLVVRLDRQYRDNAEAIGNILVATPGGQQLPLKEFADIAVTDGASFIYRQDNSRYIGVQFSVEGRDLAGAVEDAIAQVNAKVKLQRGYRLDWGGEYKEYTASRAQLNLIVPLTVGLIFLLLFTLYSNFKFPFITVLGVVLSAPAGGIIALWLTGTPFSVSSGIGFLALFGVSVQTAVVYISYVNELRRNGVEVTEAIREGAILRLRPIMMTALVAALGLLPAALATGVGTDTQRPFALVIVSGLFTRLLISVFLMPALYSLVARPGDRLEV from the coding sequence ATGAGCGAGCACCTGCCGCCCATGCCGCCGCGCGCGGCGTCGCTGATGAACCGGCTCGTCGGCGCCTCGCTGGCGCAGCGTTTCCTGGTGGCGCTGCTGGTGCTGGTGCTGATCGGTGCGGGCGTGCATGCGCTGCACCGGCTGCCAGTGGATGCGTATCCCGACCTGTCGCCGCCCAGCGTGGAGATCGTTACCCAATGGCCGGGCCACACCGCCGAGGAAGTGGAACGGCTGATCACGGTGCCGGCCGAGCAGGGCATGACCGGCATTCCGAAAACCGACAACGTCCGCTCGATTTCGCTGTACGGCCTGTCGGTGGTGACGCTCACCTTCGACAACGGCACCGACAATTATTTCGCGCGCCAGCAGGTGTTCAACCGGCTCGGCGACCTCGACCTGCCCGACGGGGTGAAGCCATCGGTGTCGCCGCTGTCGTCGCCGTCGGGCCTGATCTACCGCTACGTGCTGCAAAGCTCCGACCGCTCGCCGATGGAGCTGAAGACCTTCGAGGACTGGGTGGTCGAGCCGCAGTACCGCGCCGTGGCCGGCGTGGCCGACGACTCCGGTTTTGGCGGCGGCAGCATGCAGTACCAGGTGTTGCTGGACCCGGCGAAGATCGCCGGCGTCGGGCTCACCGCGCAGCAGGTGCAGGCCGCGCTGGCCGCCAACAACGGCAATGCCGGCGGCGGTTTCTACGCGCAGGGCGGCCAGTTCTACTACGTGCGTGGCGTGGGCCGGCTGCAGACGCTGGAGGACATCGGCAACGTGGTGCTGGCCGTGCACGACGGCGCTCCGGTGCTGGTGAAGGACGTCGGCCGCGTGGTGATCGGCGTCGCGCCGCGGCTGGGCCAGTTCGGCTTCGAGCAGCAGAACGACGCGGTCGAGGGCGTGATCTCGCTGCGCACCGGCGAGAAGACCCAGGACGTGCTGAAGCGGGTCGAGGCGAAGACGAAGGAACTCAACGAACAGATCCTGCCGAAGGACATCAAGGTCCATCCGTTCTACGACCGCAGCGATCTCGTCGCGGTGACCACCCAGGTGGTCAGGGACAACCTGCTGCGCGGCATGCTGCTGGTCGTGGTGGTGCTGATCTTCTTCCTCTACGACGTGCGCGCCGGCCTGATCGTGGCGGTGACCATTCCGCTGTCCCTGCTGGTCGCCTTCATCGGGCTGGATTTGCAGGGCGCCTCGGCCAACCTGCTGTCGATCGGCGCGATCGACTTCGGCATCCTGGTCGACGCGGCGGTGGTGATGGTGGAGAACATCCACCGCCAGCTCGCCGATCGCGAAGGCACGAAGTTCAACCTGATCGAGGTGATCCGCGACGCGGCGGCCGAAGTCGATCGCCCGCTGTTCTACGCGGTGGCGGTGATCGTGGTCAGCTTCCTGCCGATCTACGTGCTGTCCGGCCCGTCCGGCACGCTGTTCAAGCCGATGGCCGACACCATGGTGTTCGCGCTGGTCGGTTCGCTGGTGGTCACCCTGACCCTGTTGCCGGTGCTGTGCTCCTGGCTGATGCGCAAGGGCGTGCGCGAGCGGCGCAACCGCGCGTTCGAGGCGATCAGGTCGGTCTACATCCGGGGACTGGACTTCTGCCTGGCCCGGGTGTGGCTCACCACGATCGCCTCGGCCCTGCTGCTGGGGCTATCGCTGCTGCTGATCCCGCGCATCGGCGCGGAGTTCATGCCGCACCTGGACGAGGGCGCGCTGTGGGTGCGCGCGACCATGCCGTACACCATCTCGTTCGACGAGTCGGCGAAGATCACCCCGCAGATCCGCGACATCCTGCGTTCGTTCCCCCAGGTCACCACGGTGGCCTCGGAGCTGGGTCGGCCCGACGACGGCACCGACTCCACCGGCTTCTTCAACGTCGAGTTCTACGTCGGGCTGAAACCGTATTCACAGTGGACCGGAAAATACCGCAACAAGGCCGAGCTGACCGCGGCGATCAACCAGAAACTGCAGAGCTTCCCCGGCATCACCTTCAACTACACCCAGCCGGCCGAGGATGCGGTGGACGAGGCCGAGACCGGCCTGAAGAGCGCGCTGGCGGTGAAGGTGTTCGGCCCCGACCTCGACACGCTGCAGGCCAGGGGCAAGGCGATCAAGCATGTGCTGGAACAGGTGCGCGGCATCCGCGACGTGACCCTGGTGCAGGAGCTCGGCCAGCCCAGCCTCAGCATACGCATCAAGCGCGCGGCGATCGCCCGTTACGGCCTCAACGTGGACGACATCAACGGTCTGATCCAGACCGCCATCGGCGGCGATGTGGCGACCGAGGTGATCCAGGGCGAGAAGCAGTTCGACCTGGTGGTGCGGCTGGACCGGCAGTATCGCGACAACGCCGAGGCGATCGGCAACATCCTGGTGGCCACGCCCGGCGGCCAGCAGCTGCCGCTGAAGGAATTCGCCGATATCGCGGTGACCGACGGCGCCTCCTTCATCTACCGGCAGGACAACTCGCGTTACATCGGCGTGCAGTTCTCGGTGGAAGGACGCGACCTGGCCGGCGCGGTGGAGGACGCGATCGCCCAGGTCAATGCGAAAGTGAAACTGCAGCGGGGCTACCGGCTGGACTGGGGCGGCGAGTACAAGGAATACACCGCCTCGCGCGCGCAGCTGAACCTGATCGTGCCGCTCACCGTGGGGCTGATCTTCCTGCTGCTGTTCACCCTGTACAGCAACTTCAAGTTTCCGTTCATCACCGTGCTCGGCGTGGTGCTGTCCGCGCCGGCCGGCGGCATCATCGCGCTGTGGCTGACCGGCACGCCGTTCTCGGTGTCGTCGGGGATCGGCTTCCTCGCGCTGTTCGGCGTCTCGGTGCAGACTGCCGTGGTGTACATCTCCTACGTCAACGAGCTGCGCCGCAACGGTGTCGAGGTGACCGAGGCGATCCGCGAAGGCGCGATCCTGCGCCTGCGCCCGATCATGATGACGGCGCTGGTGGCGGCGCTGGGCCTGTTGCCGGCGGCGCTGGCCACCGGCGTGGGCACCGACACGCAGCGGCCGTTCGCCCTGGTCATCGTCAGCGGCCTGTTCACCCGCCTGCTGATCAGCGTGTTCCTGATGCCGGCGCTGTACTCGCTGGTGGCGCGGCCGGGCGACCGGCTGGAAGTGTGA
- a CDS encoding DEAD/DEAH box helicase family protein: MSARAQHYVAGRLSLRPPQAESLARLAQALDAAPGMRSHERDLDAVLATLKTEFATLQDFERDFPSLCFALATGVGKTRLMGAFVAYLHLAYGINNFFVLAPNLTIYNKLIADFTPNTSKYVFKGIAEFAQQSPEIITGDNYEERGSSLGLLSPVTINIFNISKINSEVRGGKEPRIKRMREVLGDSYFNYLAGLDDLVMLMDESHRYRASAGVRSINELKPLFGLELTATPFVESSRGPVPFKNVVMDYPLARAMDDGFVKEPAAVTQRNFDARAHTPEEIEKIKLEDGVRLHEATKVELLTYARENDVPVVKPFMLVIARDTTHAGQLLAWMESLEFFEGRYAGKVIQVDSSKSGKDEEEMITRLLAVESVDEPTEIVIHVNMLKEGWDVTNLYTIVPLRAANARTLIEQSIGRGLRLPYGKRTGVAAVDRLNIVAHDKFQEIIDEANRGDSPIRLKQLILDAQGRDERKTSVQVPASVDERLGLAEPTHQPPAVGVDQSEVPPAPVFTTEPERRAARMVMDVIGTYEVRGAEVPTSGALMTPEVQREIAAKVAERLKPMQSSLLPEPAIDLNDVVAKTTRILIDQTIDIPRIAVVPKGEVSTGFHPFTLDVASLHLQPSEREIVIQNLHTNAQETMEAEQGFHEERLENYIVHALVDYDDIDYVAHADLLYDLAGQMVRHLLSYLSEFEARSVLNGSRKLIAGEIHAQMLKHFWTRATSYEVQVSRGFTGLRPSTYTVAENQPVQHFRETPKEVGRIKQMLFGGFSRCLYPLQKFDSDSERRFAVILERDALKWFKPAKRQFQIYYKLGIEQPEYVPDFVAEMADTIFMVETKARDDMTSIEVSAKAEAALRWCGHATDYAAQVGSKPWCYLLIPHDEVLESKRWNDYVRHAVKA; encoded by the coding sequence ATGAGCGCACGCGCACAACACTACGTGGCCGGGCGGCTGTCGCTGCGCCCGCCGCAGGCCGAATCGCTGGCGCGGCTCGCGCAGGCGCTGGACGCCGCCCCTGGCATGCGCTCGCACGAGCGTGATCTCGATGCGGTGCTAGCGACGCTCAAGACGGAGTTCGCCACGCTGCAGGATTTCGAGCGCGACTTTCCCTCGCTGTGCTTCGCCCTGGCCACCGGCGTGGGCAAGACCCGCTTGATGGGTGCGTTTGTCGCCTATCTGCACTTGGCGTACGGCATCAACAATTTCTTTGTGCTGGCGCCCAACCTCACCATCTACAACAAGCTGATTGCGGACTTCACCCCCAACACGTCCAAGTACGTGTTCAAGGGCATTGCCGAGTTCGCCCAGCAGTCGCCGGAGATCATCACCGGCGACAACTACGAGGAGCGCGGCAGTTCGCTGGGTTTGCTGTCGCCGGTGACGATCAACATCTTCAACATCTCCAAGATCAATTCGGAGGTGCGCGGTGGCAAGGAGCCGCGCATCAAGCGCATGCGCGAGGTGCTTGGCGACAGCTACTTCAACTATCTGGCCGGGCTGGACGACCTGGTGATGCTGATGGACGAGTCGCACCGCTACCGCGCCAGCGCGGGCGTGCGGTCCATTAACGAGCTCAAGCCGCTGTTCGGGCTGGAGCTGACGGCAACGCCGTTCGTGGAGTCCAGCCGCGGGCCGGTGCCGTTCAAGAACGTGGTAATGGACTACCCCTTGGCTCGGGCGATGGACGACGGCTTCGTCAAGGAGCCTGCGGCGGTCACCCAACGCAACTTCGATGCGCGGGCGCACACGCCGGAAGAGATCGAGAAGATCAAGCTGGAAGACGGCGTGCGCCTGCACGAGGCGACCAAGGTGGAGCTGCTGACCTACGCACGTGAGAACGACGTGCCGGTGGTCAAGCCGTTCATGCTGGTGATCGCCCGCGATACCACTCATGCGGGTCAGTTACTGGCATGGATGGAGTCGCTGGAATTTTTCGAGGGTCGCTATGCGGGCAAGGTGATCCAGGTCGATTCCAGCAAGTCCGGCAAGGACGAGGAGGAGATGATCACGCGGCTGCTGGCGGTGGAGAGTGTGGACGAGCCGACCGAGATCGTGATCCACGTGAACATGCTCAAGGAAGGTTGGGACGTCACCAACCTGTACACCATCGTGCCGCTGCGTGCGGCCAATGCCCGCACGCTGATCGAGCAATCCATCGGGCGCGGCCTGCGCCTGCCGTACGGCAAGCGCACCGGGGTGGCGGCGGTGGACCGGCTCAACATCGTGGCGCACGACAAGTTCCAGGAAATCATCGATGAGGCCAATCGTGGCGATTCGCCGATTCGCCTGAAGCAGCTCATTCTGGATGCACAGGGCCGGGACGAGCGCAAGACCAGCGTGCAGGTACCGGCTAGTGTTGACGAGCGGCTGGGATTGGCCGAACCGACACACCAGCCGCCTGCCGTCGGCGTCGATCAGTCGGAAGTGCCGCCAGCGCCCGTGTTCACCACCGAACCGGAGCGCAGGGCGGCGCGCATGGTGATGGATGTGATCGGCACCTACGAGGTGCGTGGCGCCGAGGTGCCGACCAGCGGTGCACTGATGACGCCTGAAGTGCAGCGCGAGATTGCCGCCAAGGTGGCCGAGCGACTCAAGCCGATGCAGTCCTCGCTGTTGCCGGAGCCCGCGATCGATCTGAACGATGTGGTGGCTAAGACCACGCGGATACTGATCGACCAGACCATCGACATCCCGCGCATCGCGGTAGTGCCCAAGGGGGAAGTCAGCACCGGCTTCCACCCATTCACGTTAGATGTTGCTTCGCTGCACCTGCAGCCGAGCGAGCGCGAGATCGTGATCCAGAACCTCCATACCAACGCGCAGGAAACGATGGAGGCCGAGCAGGGCTTTCACGAAGAGCGGCTGGAGAATTACATCGTCCACGCGTTGGTGGACTACGACGACATCGACTACGTGGCCCACGCCGACTTGCTGTACGACTTGGCCGGACAGATGGTGCGGCACCTGTTGAGCTACCTGTCGGAGTTCGAGGCGCGCAGTGTGCTCAATGGCAGCCGCAAGTTGATCGCCGGCGAGATTCACGCGCAGATGCTGAAGCACTTCTGGACACGCGCCACCTCGTACGAGGTTCAGGTGAGCCGCGGGTTTACCGGGCTGCGCCCGAGCACCTACACCGTCGCGGAAAACCAGCCGGTGCAGCATTTTCGCGAAACCCCGAAGGAAGTGGGGCGGATCAAGCAGATGCTGTTTGGCGGCTTTTCCCGCTGCCTTTACCCGTTGCAGAAATTCGATTCGGACTCCGAGCGGCGCTTTGCCGTGATCCTGGAGCGAGATGCGCTCAAGTGGTTCAAGCCGGCCAAGCGGCAATTCCAGATCTACTACAAACTGGGCATCGAGCAGCCCGAATACGTGCCGGACTTCGTGGCCGAGATGGCTGACACCATCTTCATGGTGGAAACCAAAGCTCGGGACGACATGACCTCAATTGAGGTCTCCGCCAAGGCCGAAGCAGCCTTGCGTTGGTGCGGACATGCCACGGACTATGCAGCGCAAGTTGGCTCCAAGCCTTGGTGCTATTTGCTGATCCCACATGACGAAGTGCTTGAATCAAAGCGATGGAACGATTATGTCCGGCATGCAGTCAAGGCATGA
- a CDS encoding efflux transporter outer membrane subunit — MVRALAGAVEVTAAMFGRVRSPGRLLVAAIAALAIGGCAVGPDFHRPSAPEMDSVAADPLPASTASANVAGGRAQHFVAGADIPAQWWTLFHSTALNALFEQALAHNADLKAAQAALDVARETTLAGRGARYPSVSAGVSASREQDPPGALAPVPSNNAFLYNLFTPQVSVSYVPDVFGLNRRTQESLQAQQQAVRFQMLATRITLSTNVVAAAVQQASLRAQVAATRELVGINAHMVQILQYQRDKGYAGGLELAAQQAQLAQVKASLPPLLTQLEQQNHLLAVLAGQLPEQASSPSFDLAALQLPQALPLSLPSTLVAQRPDVRQAEANMHAASAQIGVAIANRLPNISLSANAGSTALAINQLFKSGTGFWSVGADLAAPIFQGGSLLHQERAAKAAYAQAAEEYRGTVLTAFQNVADVLSALQHDAEGLQAAAGAEQAAKLTLDLSQRQYQAGYASYLSLLSAEQGYQQARIALVQAQASRYADTAALFQALGGGWWHADDASSDQPRHNPGHR, encoded by the coding sequence GTGGTTCGAGCGCTTGCCGGTGCCGTCGAAGTGACGGCTGCGATGTTCGGGCGGGTGCGTTCCCCGGGGCGGCTGCTTGTCGCGGCCATCGCCGCACTGGCGATCGGCGGTTGCGCGGTGGGGCCGGACTTTCATCGGCCGTCCGCGCCGGAGATGGACAGCGTGGCCGCAGATCCGCTGCCCGCCAGCACGGCCAGCGCGAACGTGGCCGGCGGCCGGGCGCAACATTTCGTCGCCGGCGCGGACATTCCCGCGCAGTGGTGGACGCTGTTCCATTCCACCGCATTGAACGCGCTGTTCGAACAGGCGCTGGCGCACAACGCCGACCTCAAGGCGGCGCAGGCCGCGCTGGACGTGGCGCGCGAAACGACCCTGGCCGGACGCGGCGCCCGCTACCCCAGCGTCAGCGCTGGCGTGTCGGCCAGCCGCGAACAGGACCCGCCCGGCGCGCTGGCGCCGGTGCCCAGCAACAACGCGTTTCTGTACAACCTGTTCACCCCGCAGGTCAGCGTGTCGTATGTGCCGGACGTGTTCGGGCTCAACCGGCGCACGCAGGAGTCGCTGCAGGCGCAGCAGCAGGCGGTGCGTTTCCAGATGCTGGCCACGCGCATCACGCTGAGCACCAACGTGGTGGCGGCGGCCGTGCAGCAGGCGTCGTTGCGGGCGCAGGTCGCGGCGACGCGCGAACTGGTCGGGATCAACGCCCACATGGTGCAGATCCTGCAGTACCAGCGGGACAAGGGTTATGCCGGCGGGCTCGAGCTGGCCGCGCAGCAAGCGCAGCTGGCGCAGGTCAAGGCGAGCCTGCCACCGCTGCTGACCCAGCTGGAGCAGCAGAACCACTTGCTGGCGGTGCTGGCCGGGCAGTTGCCGGAGCAGGCGTCGTCGCCGTCGTTCGATCTCGCCGCCCTGCAGTTGCCGCAGGCGTTGCCGCTGAGCCTGCCTTCGACGCTGGTGGCGCAACGTCCCGACGTGCGCCAGGCCGAAGCGAACATGCATGCGGCCAGCGCCCAGATCGGCGTGGCCATCGCCAACCGGTTGCCGAACATTTCGCTGAGCGCGAACGCGGGCAGCACGGCGCTGGCGATCAACCAGCTGTTCAAGTCCGGCACCGGCTTCTGGAGCGTGGGCGCGGACTTGGCTGCGCCGATCTTCCAGGGTGGCAGCCTGCTGCATCAGGAACGGGCGGCGAAGGCTGCCTATGCGCAGGCCGCCGAGGAGTATCGGGGCACGGTACTGACCGCGTTCCAGAACGTGGCCGACGTGCTGTCAGCGTTGCAGCACGACGCCGAGGGTCTGCAAGCCGCGGCCGGCGCGGAGCAGGCCGCGAAGCTCACCCTGGACCTGTCGCAACGCCAGTACCAGGCCGGCTACGCCAGCTATCTGTCGCTGCTTTCCGCGGAGCAGGGCTACCAGCAGGCGCGCATCGCGCTGGTGCAGGCGCAGGCCAGTCGCTACGCCGACACTGCCGCGCTGTTTCAGGCGCTGGGTGGCGGCTGGTGGCATGCGGACGACGCTTCTTCGGATCAGCCAAGGCACAACCCGGGACATCGATGA